The Hymenobacter sp. DG01 sequence GGCCTGATCAGCACCCGGAAACAATGCCTACAGAGCCGGCTGGAAACAGGCAGCCCTGGCATCAGCCCTACCCCGCCCGTTTCGCTGAGTCATCATATATAGCGAATTTCTTTTAAATCGAAATAATGCAGTTCGCCTTTCGTGGCTACAGCCAAGCGGCCGGTTTCATCCACGCCCACAATCTGGCCCCGGAAGCGGCGGCCGGCGGCTTCGTACTCGTGTTCTTCCTGAAAGCGGTACAGCACCCGCAGGTACTCGGCGCGCAGGGCACCCACCTTGCCGGAGCGCAGCTGCAGGTAGCGCCGCTCCAGGCTTTCCAGCAGCCGGGCCACCAGGGCCGGCAACGTGTAGGCCCGGCCGGTGAGGCAGCCCAACGAGGTAGCGGTGGGCACTTCAAATTGCCGCTGGTTAATATTTAATCCTATCCCAACGATGCTATGCTGAATCTTCGGGCCGTTAAGTGTGTTCTCAATCAGAATGCCACCCAGCTTTTGATGTCCGAAAAAGATATCATTTGGCCACTTCACCCGCAGCGCCGGGTCGGGGCCGAGCAGGGTTACCAGCCAGTCATGCACGGCTAGCGCTACGGCCTGGCTCAGCAGAAACTGGTCGGCGGCCGGTAAAAACCCGGGGTGCCATACCACAGACAGTGTCAGGTTTTCGCCGGGCGCGGCTTCCCATTGGTTGCCACGTTGGCCGCGACCAGCGGTCTGTTTGTCGGTAATGACGCAGCAACCATCCGTGGCCCGGTTTTGGACAGCCAGTTGGTATGCCTCGGTGTTCGTCGAGGGGCATTCGGGCAACCAGACAAGCTGTTGGCCCGTGAAGAGCGTTTGGGGGTATATAGCCTCCACCTGTTTTTCGTACTTTGTGACGTTCAAACCTAACAATACCCCATGAAAAGTACCCTGGTTCGGCAGGATTCGGACAAGTTGGCAGATGTAGTAGTGCGCGGCATGCAAGAGAAGAAAGCAGCCGATATCGTGGTACTCAACCTCAAAGACCTTAAAAATGCCGTAGCCGATTATTTTATAATCTGCTCGGCTTCTTCAGATACGCAAATTGACGCTATTGCCCGCTCCGTGGAGGAAGAGGTAGAGAAGCTTACCGGCCAGAACCCTTGGCAAACCGAAGGGCGCATGAACCGGGAGTGGGTGCTGCTCGACTACGTGGACGTGGTAGTGCACGTATTCCTGCGCGACCGGCGCCAGTTCTACGGCTTGGAAGAGCTGTGGGGCGATGCGCAGATTACCTACGTAGAGGAAGAGGAAACTCCGGCGGCGGTAAGGTAAAACCTTCCCTTCGGCGTCTTGCAAAATACTGGCGGATGCGCCAACAATCATTCAAGTGGCGTGT is a genomic window containing:
- the rsfS gene encoding ribosome silencing factor, translated to MKSTLVRQDSDKLADVVVRGMQEKKAADIVVLNLKDLKNAVADYFIICSASSDTQIDAIARSVEEEVEKLTGQNPWQTEGRMNREWVLLDYVDVVVHVFLRDRRQFYGLEELWGDAQITYVEEEETPAAVR
- a CDS encoding biotin--[acetyl-CoA-carboxylase] ligase → MNVTKYEKQVEAIYPQTLFTGQQLVWLPECPSTNTEAYQLAVQNRATDGCCVITDKQTAGRGQRGNQWEAAPGENLTLSVVWHPGFLPAADQFLLSQAVALAVHDWLVTLLGPDPALRVKWPNDIFFGHQKLGGILIENTLNGPKIQHSIVGIGLNINQRQFEVPTATSLGCLTGRAYTLPALVARLLESLERRYLQLRSGKVGALRAEYLRVLYRFQEEHEYEAAGRRFRGQIVGVDETGRLAVATKGELHYFDLKEIRYI